In the genome of Massilia sp. PAMC28688, one region contains:
- a CDS encoding glutathione S-transferase family protein produces MKLYVSGFAPNPRRVAMFIAEKGITGIDSVTLDLMTGEHRSDQFRAKNPMARTPALELDDGRVLSESRAICTYLEGLHPQPNLMGEGAEERAFIEMADRRAEMHLLLAIANCARHTHPALAVLEQPQFPDFAAAQAVKLREHAAWLDQMLSKQAFMAGERFTIADITAFCALEFARGMLKYKPGSEGLANLQAWRDRIAERPSASVSK; encoded by the coding sequence ATGAAACTGTACGTCAGCGGCTTTGCCCCCAACCCGCGCCGGGTGGCCATGTTCATTGCCGAGAAAGGCATCACCGGGATCGACAGCGTCACGCTCGACCTCATGACGGGTGAGCATCGCAGCGATCAATTCCGCGCCAAGAACCCGATGGCGCGCACGCCGGCGCTGGAACTGGACGACGGCCGCGTGCTGTCCGAATCGCGCGCCATCTGCACCTACCTGGAAGGCTTGCATCCGCAGCCGAACCTGATGGGCGAGGGGGCGGAAGAGCGTGCCTTCATCGAGATGGCCGACCGGCGCGCCGAGATGCACCTGCTGCTGGCTATTGCCAACTGCGCGCGCCACACGCATCCGGCGCTGGCGGTGCTCGAGCAGCCGCAATTTCCCGACTTTGCCGCAGCCCAGGCGGTCAAGCTGCGCGAACATGCAGCCTGGCTCGATCAGATGCTCAGCAAGCAGGCGTTCATGGCCGGCGAGCGCTTCACGATTGCCGACATCACCGCCTTCTGCGCGCTGGAATTTGCGCGCGGGATGCTGAAGTACAAGCCGGGCAGCGAAGGGCTGGCCAACCTGCAGGCCTGGCGCGACCGCATCGCCGAACGGCCGTCGGCGTCGGTCAGCAAGTAG
- the glpD gene encoding glycerol-3-phosphate dehydrogenase: MNRIDCDVLVVGGGINGAGIARDAAGRGLSVVLCEKDDLASHTSSASSKLIHGGLRYLEHYQFALVRKALAEREVLLRSAPHIMRPLRFVMPHDRGQRPAWMIRAGLFLYDSLARREFLPGSHAASLRSHPAGRDLKPAFTRAFVYSDGWVDDARLVVLNAIDARERGATIFTRTACTGVERGPVSWQATLAHAGAGQTAVTARCLVNAAGPWAARFLGNALPAAPHAAQRLIKGSHIVVPRLFEHPYAYIFQHPDGRIVFAIPYEGAFTLVGTTDLDYTGDLDQVAISTEEVAYLCQLANRYFARPIAPADVVWSYSGVRPLVHDPAASAAAATRDYRLALDTGGAPLLSVFGGKITTYRKLAEQALARIAPLLDNAAPAWTAHACLPGGDLFGERPTKRGILEFEAWAQQLAWSWPWLPAALAARFARAYGTRTACLLAGCAGMGDLGRQIVPGLYEAEARYLMKHEWARTGADILWRRTKLGLHAGAGSEAQLDAWISALPPA, encoded by the coding sequence ATGAACAGAATCGACTGTGACGTGCTGGTAGTGGGGGGCGGCATCAACGGGGCCGGCATTGCCCGTGATGCTGCCGGGCGCGGGTTGTCGGTGGTCCTGTGCGAAAAGGATGATCTGGCCTCGCACACGTCATCGGCGTCGAGCAAGCTGATTCATGGCGGCTTGCGCTACCTGGAACATTATCAGTTCGCCCTGGTGCGCAAGGCCTTGGCCGAACGCGAAGTCCTGCTGCGCAGCGCGCCCCACATCATGCGCCCGCTGCGCTTTGTCATGCCGCACGACCGCGGCCAGCGCCCGGCCTGGATGATCCGTGCCGGCCTGTTTCTCTACGATAGCCTCGCGCGGCGCGAATTTTTGCCCGGCTCCCACGCGGCCAGCCTGCGCAGCCATCCGGCCGGACGCGACCTGAAACCGGCATTTACGCGCGCCTTTGTCTATTCCGACGGCTGGGTGGACGATGCGCGCCTGGTGGTCCTGAACGCGATCGATGCGCGCGAACGCGGCGCCACCATTTTCACCCGCACTGCCTGCACCGGGGTTGAACGCGGTCCCGTGTCGTGGCAGGCCACCCTGGCCCATGCCGGCGCCGGCCAGACGGCCGTCACGGCGCGCTGCCTGGTCAATGCTGCGGGACCATGGGCCGCGCGCTTCCTGGGCAATGCCTTGCCGGCCGCGCCCCACGCCGCCCAGCGCCTGATCAAGGGCAGCCACATCGTGGTGCCACGGCTGTTCGAGCATCCCTATGCCTATATTTTCCAGCACCCGGACGGGCGCATCGTCTTTGCCATTCCCTATGAAGGCGCGTTCACGCTGGTCGGCACCACCGATCTTGACTATACGGGAGACCTTGACCAGGTCGCCATCAGCACCGAGGAAGTCGCCTACCTGTGCCAGCTGGCCAACCGCTATTTCGCCCGACCCATTGCGCCGGCCGACGTGGTGTGGTCGTATTCAGGCGTGCGGCCGCTGGTGCACGACCCGGCCGCCAGCGCGGCCGCTGCCACCCGCGACTACCGGCTGGCGCTCGATACCGGAGGCGCACCCCTCCTGAGCGTTTTTGGCGGCAAGATCACCACCTACCGCAAGCTGGCCGAGCAGGCCCTGGCCCGCATCGCGCCGCTGCTGGACAACGCGGCACCGGCCTGGACCGCCCATGCATGCCTGCCGGGCGGCGACCTGTTTGGCGAGCGCCCCACCAAGCGTGGCATCCTCGAATTTGAGGCCTGGGCGCAGCAGCTGGCGTGGTCCTGGCCATGGCTGCCGGCGGCGCTGGCGGCCCGCTTTGCGCGCGCCTATGGCACCCGCACGGCGTGCCTGCTCGCAGGCTGCGCGGGCATGGGCGACTTGGGCAGGCAGATCGTGCCCGGCCTGTACGAGGCTGAGGCGCGCTACCTGATGAAGCATGAGTGGGCCCGCACCGGGGCCGACATCCTGTGGCGCCGCACCAAGCTTGGGCTGCATGCGGGGGCCGGCAGCGAAGCCCAGCTCGACGCCTGGATCAGCGCACTGCCACCAGCGTGA
- a CDS encoding response regulator: protein MNHMIELADELDPKMLLATLMALKKGDFTARMPSDLTGISGKIADTLNDIIETKEKMVGAITDVSRVVGREGRLTQRANVPGVVGGWATIISSVNTLIDDLVRPTTEMARVIGAVAKGDLSQTMALEVDGHPLKGQYLRAATSANTMVEQLSSFSSEVTRVAREVGTEGKLGGQAQVKGVAGTWKDLTDSVNSMAGNLTSQVRNIAEVTTAVANGDLSKKITVDVRGEILQLKDTINVMVDQLRSFASEVTRVAREVGTEGKLGGQAYVPGVGGTWKDLTDNVNFMASNLTGQVRNIAAVTTAVANGDLSKKITVDVKGEILELKNTINVMVDQLSSFASEVTRVAREVGTEGKLGGQAQVKGVAGTWKDLTDSVNSMAGNLTGQVRNIADVTTAVANGDLSKKITVDVKGEILELKNTINVMVDQLNSFASEVTRVAREVGTEGKLGGQANVPGVAGTWKDLTDGVNSMAGNLTGQVRNIADVTTAVANGDLSKKITVDVKGEILELKNTINVMVDQLSSFASEVTRVAREVGTEGKLGGQAYVPGVGGTWKDLTDNVNFMASNLTGQVRNIAAVTTAVARGDLSKKITVDVKGEILELKDTINVMVDQLSSFASEVTRVAREVGTEGKLGGQANVSGVAGTWKDLTENVNQLAANLTNQVRAIAEVATAVTRGDLSRSIQVEARGEVSYLKDNINEMIRNLKETTQKNAQQDWLKTNLARFTRLLQGQRDLQAVTRLILSELAPLVSAHHGVFYMMDSQEMDARLRMIASYGYRSSRKLATSFLPGEGLVGQCALEKTRIWLTDVPRDYIVVSSGLGAAPPTNIVVLPILFEQQVKAVIEIASLDRFTETHLSFLDQLMESIGVVLNTIEANSRTESLLTQSQSLAQELQQTNQELAEKARLLSEQNIEVERKNREVEQAKLALEEKATQLALSSKYKSEFLANMSHELRTPLNSLLILAQQLSDNPEGNLSGKQVEFAKTIHGSGSDLLTLINDILDLSKIESGTVTLDVSEYRFANLRNYVDRTFRHMAEAKHLGFTVELADSLPTAVMTDTTRLQQVLKNLLSNAFKFTSHGQVALEISLVTSGWTSDHPNLVHADAVLAFAVRDTGVGIAADKLQLIFEAFQQADGSTARKYGGTGLGLSISRELARLLGGEIRVESTVNSGSTFTLFLPYNRAGFINYEQGRQPQVARLAPPAPPAQVIYTSAPQSLSQDLSAGDAGEDEQQLIQYSPVQDDRGLIAPGDPSVLLVEDDERFAMALVDFAREKHFKTIVTSKGDSALSLARDYLPSAIILDIDLPDIDGFTVLERLKRDPGTRHIPVHVMSSLRERERALRQGAISYINKPVSREMLEEEFTRIQKFLMGGKRSLLVVDDEKMQRDAIVSLIGDSDLHIMAVETGQQALDALKSAHFDCMVLDLTLPDISGFDLLDIIGRDSSLRDLPIVIYTAQELTRKEVTKLKRYAKTIVVKDARSPERLLDETALFLHRSQASLPEQQRRMLEEIHAADGGLDGRKVLIVDDDLRNIFALSSLLERQQMQVSFAENGRDGIEVLEKDPSIEIVLMDIMMPEMDGYDTMRAIRRIPRFRSLPIITLTAKAMKGDRDKCIAAGASDYITKPVDVAQLLSLMRVWLHR from the coding sequence ATGAACCACATGATTGAACTGGCAGACGAACTTGATCCCAAAATGCTGCTCGCCACCCTCATGGCGCTGAAAAAGGGCGACTTCACGGCGCGCATGCCCTCTGACCTGACCGGCATCTCGGGCAAGATCGCGGACACGCTCAATGACATCATCGAGACCAAGGAAAAGATGGTGGGGGCCATCACTGACGTCTCGCGCGTGGTCGGGCGCGAGGGGCGCCTGACCCAGCGCGCCAATGTCCCCGGGGTGGTCGGTGGCTGGGCCACCATCATCAGCTCCGTCAATACCCTGATCGATGACCTGGTGCGCCCGACTACGGAAATGGCGCGCGTGATTGGTGCCGTGGCCAAGGGCGACCTGTCGCAGACCATGGCGCTGGAAGTGGACGGCCATCCCCTCAAGGGGCAATACCTGCGGGCAGCCACCAGTGCCAACACCATGGTCGAGCAGCTCTCGTCCTTCTCGTCAGAGGTGACGCGGGTGGCGCGCGAGGTGGGCACCGAGGGCAAGCTCGGCGGCCAGGCCCAGGTCAAGGGGGTGGCCGGCACCTGGAAGGACCTGACCGACTCGGTCAACTCGATGGCCGGCAACCTGACGTCCCAGGTGCGCAACATCGCGGAGGTGACCACCGCCGTTGCCAATGGCGACCTGTCCAAGAAGATCACGGTGGACGTGCGCGGCGAAATCCTGCAGCTCAAGGACACCATCAACGTCATGGTCGACCAGCTGCGCTCCTTTGCCTCGGAGGTCACGCGCGTGGCACGCGAAGTGGGCACCGAAGGAAAGCTGGGCGGGCAGGCCTACGTGCCGGGCGTGGGCGGCACCTGGAAGGACCTGACCGACAACGTCAACTTCATGGCGTCCAACCTGACCGGCCAGGTGCGCAACATCGCCGCCGTGACCACCGCCGTGGCCAATGGCGACCTGTCCAAGAAGATCACGGTGGACGTCAAGGGCGAGATCCTGGAACTGAAAAACACCATCAACGTCATGGTCGACCAGCTCTCGTCGTTCGCATCGGAAGTCACCCGCGTGGCGCGCGAGGTGGGCACCGAGGGCAAGCTTGGCGGGCAGGCCCAGGTCAAGGGCGTGGCCGGCACCTGGAAGGACCTGACCGACTCCGTCAACTCCATGGCCGGCAACCTGACCGGCCAGGTGCGCAACATCGCCGACGTGACCACGGCCGTGGCCAATGGCGACCTGTCCAAGAAAATCACGGTGGACGTCAAGGGCGAGATCCTGGAACTGAAAAACACGATCAACGTCATGGTGGACCAGCTCAATTCCTTCGCATCCGAAGTCACGCGCGTGGCGCGCGAAGTTGGTACCGAAGGCAAGCTCGGTGGCCAGGCCAACGTGCCCGGTGTGGCCGGCACCTGGAAAGACCTGACCGATGGCGTGAACTCCATGGCCGGCAACCTCACTGGCCAGGTGCGCAACATCGCCGACGTGACCACGGCGGTAGCCAACGGCGACCTGTCGAAGAAGATCACGGTCGACGTCAAGGGCGAGATCCTGGAGCTGAAGAACACCATCAACGTCATGGTGGACCAGCTGTCCTCGTTCGCATCGGAAGTCACGCGCGTGGCGCGCGAGGTCGGCACCGAGGGCAAGCTCGGTGGCCAGGCCTATGTCCCGGGCGTGGGCGGCACCTGGAAGGATTTGACCGACAACGTCAACTTCATGGCCTCCAACCTGACCGGCCAGGTGCGCAATATCGCCGCGGTGACGACGGCGGTGGCGCGCGGCGACCTGTCCAAGAAGATCACGGTGGACGTCAAGGGGGAAATCCTGGAACTGAAGGACACCATCAACGTGATGGTGGACCAGCTCTCGTCGTTTGCCTCGGAAGTCACGCGCGTGGCGCGCGAAGTGGGTACCGAGGGCAAGCTTGGCGGCCAGGCCAACGTGTCGGGCGTGGCCGGCACCTGGAAGGACCTGACCGAGAACGTCAACCAGCTGGCGGCCAACCTCACCAACCAGGTGCGCGCGATCGCCGAAGTGGCAACCGCCGTCACGCGCGGCGACCTGTCTCGCTCGATCCAGGTGGAAGCGCGGGGCGAAGTGTCCTACCTCAAGGACAACATCAATGAAATGATCCGCAACCTCAAGGAGACTACACAAAAGAATGCGCAGCAGGACTGGCTCAAGACCAATCTGGCGCGCTTTACCCGATTGCTGCAGGGCCAGCGCGACCTGCAGGCCGTCACGCGCCTGATCCTGTCGGAGCTGGCGCCGCTGGTATCTGCCCACCACGGCGTGTTCTACATGATGGACTCGCAGGAGATGGACGCACGCCTGCGCATGATTGCCAGCTACGGTTACCGTTCCAGCCGCAAGCTGGCCACGTCCTTCCTGCCGGGCGAAGGCCTGGTGGGCCAGTGCGCGCTGGAGAAGACCCGCATCTGGCTCACCGATGTCCCGCGCGATTACATCGTGGTCTCGTCCGGGCTGGGCGCGGCGCCGCCCACCAACATCGTGGTGCTGCCGATCCTGTTCGAGCAGCAGGTCAAGGCGGTGATCGAAATCGCCTCGCTCGACCGCTTTACCGAAACCCACCTCTCCTTCCTCGACCAGTTGATGGAGTCGATCGGCGTGGTGCTCAACACCATCGAAGCGAACAGCCGCACCGAGTCCCTGCTCACCCAGTCGCAGTCGCTGGCGCAGGAACTGCAGCAGACCAACCAGGAGCTGGCCGAAAAAGCGCGCCTGCTGTCGGAACAGAACATCGAGGTCGAGCGCAAGAACCGCGAGGTGGAACAGGCCAAACTGGCGCTGGAAGAAAAGGCCACGCAGCTGGCCCTGTCGTCGAAGTACAAGTCCGAATTCCTGGCCAACATGTCGCACGAGCTGCGCACGCCGCTCAACTCTCTGCTGATTCTGGCGCAGCAGCTGTCGGACAACCCGGAAGGCAACCTGTCGGGCAAGCAGGTGGAATTCGCCAAGACGATTCACGGTTCCGGCTCCGACCTGCTGACCCTCATCAACGATATCCTGGACCTGTCCAAGATCGAATCGGGCACCGTGACGCTGGACGTGTCGGAGTACCGCTTCGCCAACCTGCGCAATTACGTCGATCGCACCTTCCGCCACATGGCCGAAGCCAAGCACCTTGGATTTACGGTGGAACTGGCCGACTCGCTGCCCACCGCTGTCATGACCGACACCACGCGCTTGCAGCAGGTGCTGAAAAACCTGCTCTCGAACGCCTTCAAGTTCACCAGCCACGGCCAGGTGGCGCTCGAGATTTCCCTCGTCACCAGCGGCTGGACGTCGGATCATCCCAACCTGGTGCATGCCGATGCAGTGCTGGCCTTTGCCGTGCGCGATACTGGCGTGGGCATTGCCGCCGACAAGCTGCAGCTCATTTTCGAAGCCTTCCAGCAGGCCGACGGCTCCACCGCCCGCAAGTATGGCGGCACCGGCCTTGGCCTGTCCATCTCGCGCGAGCTGGCGCGCCTGCTGGGCGGCGAAATCCGGGTCGAGTCAACCGTCAACAGCGGTTCGACCTTCACCCTGTTCCTGCCCTATAACCGCGCCGGCTTCATCAACTATGAACAGGGCCGCCAGCCCCAGGTTGCGCGCCTGGCGCCACCGGCTCCGCCGGCACAGGTGATCTATACCAGCGCCCCCCAGTCGCTGAGCCAGGACTTGTCGGCCGGCGACGCCGGGGAAGACGAGCAGCAGCTGATCCAGTATTCCCCGGTGCAGGACGACCGCGGCCTGATCGCCCCGGGCGACCCGTCGGTGCTGCTGGTCGAGGATGACGAACGCTTTGCCATGGCGCTGGTTGACTTCGCCCGTGAAAAGCACTTCAAGACGATTGTCACCAGCAAGGGCGACTCGGCCCTGTCGCTGGCGCGAGACTATCTGCCTTCGGCCATCATCCTGGACATCGACCTGCCCGACATCGACGGCTTCACCGTCCTCGAACGCCTCAAGCGCGATCCCGGCACGCGCCACATCCCGGTGCATGTCATGTCCAGCCTGCGCGAACGCGAACGCGCGCTGCGCCAGGGCGCGATCTCGTACATCAACAAGCCCGTCTCGCGCGAGATGCTGGAAGAAGAATTCACCCGCATCCAGAAGTTCCTGATGGGCGGCAAGCGCAGCCTGCTGGTGGTAGATGACGAGAAGATGCAGCGCGATGCGATCGTCTCGCTCATTGGCGACAGCGATCTGCACATCATGGCGGTGGAAACCGGGCAGCAGGCGCTCGATGCGCTCAAGAGCGCGCATTTCGACTGCATGGTGCTGGACCTGACGCTGCCCGATATCAGCGGCTTCGATCTGCTCGATATCATCGGCAGGGACAGCTCCCTGCGCGACTTGCCGATCGTGATCTACACCGCCCAGGAACTGACGCGCAAGGAAGTGACAAAGCTCAAGCGCTATGCCAAGACCATCGTGGTCAAGGATGCACGCTCACCGGAACGCCTGCTCGACGAAACGGCCCTGTTCCTGCACCGCTCCCAGGCTTCCCTGCCCGAGCAGCAGCGCCGCATGCTGGAAGAAATCCACGCCGCCGATGGCGGCCTGGACGGGCGCAAGGTCCTGATCGTGGACGACGACCTGCGCAATATCTTTGCCCTGTCGTCGCTCCTCGAACGCCAGCAGATGCAGGTCTCGTTTGCGGAAAACGGGCGCGACGGAATTGAAGTGCTGGAAAAGGACCCGAGCATCGAGATCGTCCTGATGGACATCATGATGCCCGAGATGGATGGCTACGACACCATGCGCGCGATTCGCCGTATCCCCAGGTTCCGCTCCCTGCCCATCATCACCCTCACCGCCAAGGCAATGAAGGGGGACCGCGACAAGTGCATTGCCGCAGGCGCCTCGGACTACATCACCAAGCCGGTGGATGTGGCGCAGCTGCTGTCGCTGATGCGGGTCTGGCTGCACCGCTGA
- a CDS encoding YceI family protein, with the protein MRPLHLLLPALLLAACSARPLPPTAMPALPVAAAASAAWYQDAARKGQHIYRIDPARSIIVITVRRGGALARLGHDHVIASRTVTGLVAPQAGRADFQFRLDQLTVDEAALRAAAGLDTQPSAEAIAGTRGNMLGRVLDAERFPQVLLHAQRIGEQAVRLNVTLHGVTRTMDVPLKLEQSADTITAIGELSLLQTDFDITPMSVMGGAITVQDRMALAFTLVAVR; encoded by the coding sequence ATGAGACCACTCCACCTGCTGCTGCCCGCATTGCTGCTCGCCGCCTGTTCCGCCAGGCCCTTGCCGCCGACTGCCATGCCGGCGCTCCCGGTGGCCGCCGCAGCCAGCGCCGCGTGGTACCAGGATGCCGCGCGCAAGGGGCAGCATATTTACCGCATCGACCCGGCGCGTTCGATCATTGTCATCACGGTGCGCCGCGGCGGCGCCCTGGCGCGCCTGGGACACGACCACGTGATTGCCAGCCGCACCGTTACCGGCCTGGTGGCGCCACAGGCGGGGCGCGCCGACTTCCAGTTCCGGCTGGACCAGCTGACGGTGGACGAAGCGGCCCTGCGCGCGGCGGCCGGCCTCGATACCCAGCCTTCGGCCGAAGCCATCGCAGGTACGCGCGGCAACATGCTGGGGCGGGTGCTCGATGCCGAGCGCTTTCCCCAGGTCCTGCTGCATGCCCAGCGCATTGGTGAACAGGCAGTGCGCCTGAACGTGACCCTGCATGGCGTGACGCGCACCATGGACGTGCCGCTCAAGCTGGAGCAGTCGGCCGATACCATCACCGCCATTGGCGAACTGTCGCTGCTGCAGACTGATTTCGACATCACCCCCATGTCCGTCATGGGTGGCGCCATCACGGTGCAGGACCGCATGGCGCTGGCGTTCACGCTGGTGGCAGTGCGCTGA
- a CDS encoding bifunctional diguanylate cyclase/phosphodiesterase produces the protein MQIPKVLLVNDDAASLFALKTLLLAAAGAADYELITATSGHQALRHVLNHEFAVILLDVNMPGMDGFETAAAIHSHPRSSTTPIIFITAHYADEMHRLEAYGKGAADYLFTPVIAQVLQTKVAVFVELTRRALELQAKSEELARLNQDLRVQRVQDLERINHELELEVAERKSAEERAHALSIRDALTGLVNRRSLIQQLEHAVATADRSGSEFALLFLDLDKFKSINDTLGHEVGDELLRQVAARLLGAVRQSDVVARLGGDEFVVMLPGAGASANAARVARKIDQAHRRHFDILGHRVHTSTSIGIGLYPQDAASAAQLMKNADTAMYHAKQNRRGSIEFFREELNARETERARWVAELQTALAGGQLELLFQPRATLPERTLCGIEALLYWHHPRLGRIGATEFLPGISDRALLDQVCSWTIAAACARFSHWQAAGHQLDGLRLAVELPVMTLTADLAPLVRSRMAQCALAPGWLELDIPERLLVKCADAAPVLDQLREAGVRLAVHNFGNAGASLTTLRALALDILKIDAAFVDAIDTEGGADMVAAIIHLGRALGMRVLAQGVRHERQLTMLASLGCDQFQGELLGQPMPAAAMESRLPGAAAGQAAAPPKNPRQRGPRR, from the coding sequence GTGCAGATTCCGAAAGTTCTACTGGTCAATGATGATGCGGCAAGCTTGTTTGCCCTCAAAACCTTGCTGCTCGCTGCGGCAGGTGCCGCCGATTACGAACTCATTACCGCCACCTCCGGCCACCAGGCGTTGCGCCATGTGCTCAACCATGAGTTTGCCGTCATTTTGCTTGATGTGAACATGCCGGGCATGGATGGGTTCGAGACGGCCGCCGCGATCCATTCCCACCCCCGTAGCAGTACCACGCCCATCATCTTTATCACGGCCCATTATGCCGACGAGATGCACCGGCTCGAAGCCTATGGCAAGGGCGCAGCCGATTACCTGTTTACGCCGGTGATTGCGCAGGTGCTGCAGACCAAGGTTGCCGTGTTCGTGGAACTGACCAGGCGCGCCCTCGAACTGCAGGCCAAGAGCGAGGAGCTGGCGCGCCTGAACCAGGACCTGCGGGTGCAGCGGGTGCAGGACCTCGAACGCATCAACCACGAGCTTGAACTGGAAGTGGCCGAACGCAAAAGCGCCGAGGAGCGCGCCCATGCACTGTCGATCCGCGATGCCTTGACTGGCCTGGTCAATCGCCGCTCCCTGATCCAGCAGCTCGAGCATGCCGTGGCCACGGCCGACCGCAGCGGCAGCGAGTTCGCCCTGCTGTTCCTGGACCTGGACAAGTTCAAGTCGATCAACGACACCCTGGGCCACGAAGTGGGCGACGAGCTGCTGCGCCAGGTGGCCGCGCGCCTGCTGGGCGCCGTGCGTCAGTCCGATGTGGTGGCGCGCCTGGGCGGCGATGAATTCGTGGTCATGCTCCCCGGTGCCGGCGCCTCGGCCAACGCCGCGCGCGTGGCACGCAAGATCGACCAAGCGCACCGGCGCCATTTCGACATCCTCGGCCACCGCGTGCATACCTCGACCAGCATCGGCATCGGCCTGTACCCGCAGGACGCGGCCAGCGCCGCGCAGCTGATGAAAAACGCCGACACTGCCATGTACCACGCCAAGCAAAACCGGCGCGGCAGCATCGAATTCTTTCGCGAAGAGCTCAACGCCCGCGAAACCGAACGGGCGCGCTGGGTGGCCGAGCTGCAGACGGCCCTGGCCGGCGGCCAGCTCGAACTGCTGTTCCAGCCGCGCGCCACCCTGCCCGAGCGTACCCTGTGCGGCATCGAGGCACTGCTGTACTGGCATCACCCGCGCCTGGGCCGCATCGGCGCCACCGAATTTCTACCCGGGATCTCGGACCGCGCCCTGCTCGACCAGGTGTGCAGCTGGACCATTGCCGCTGCCTGCGCCCGGTTTTCGCACTGGCAGGCGGCCGGGCACCAGCTCGATGGCCTGCGCCTGGCGGTGGAGCTGCCGGTCATGACGCTGACCGCCGACCTGGCACCGCTGGTCAGATCCCGGATGGCGCAGTGCGCGCTGGCGCCGGGCTGGCTGGAGCTCGACATCCCGGAGCGGCTCCTGGTCAAGTGCGCCGACGCGGCCCCGGTGCTGGACCAGCTGCGTGAGGCCGGGGTACGCCTGGCGGTCCACAACTTCGGCAACGCGGGTGCCTCCCTCACCACGCTCAGGGCGCTGGCACTGGACATTCTCAAGATTGACGCCGCCTTTGTGGACGCCATCGATACCGAGGGCGGCGCCGACATGGTGGCCGCCATCATCCATCTTGGCCGCGCCCTGGGCATGCGGGTGCTGGCACAGGGCGTGCGGCACGAGCGCCAGCTCACCATGCTCGCCTCCCTTGGCTGCGACCAGTTCCAGGGCGAGCTGCTGGGCCAGCCCATGCCCGCCGCCGCCATGGAAAGCCGCTTGCCGGGGGCCGCTGCCGGCCAAGCCGCCGCGCCACCAAAAAACCCAAGACAACGAGGACCACGCCGATGA
- a CDS encoding glutathione S-transferase family protein encodes MIDLYSAATPNGHKVSIALEELALPYELHTLDLHANTQKEPWFLALNPNGRIPAIVDRAEDNFAVFESGAILVYLAEKTGQLMPAGAKGRSRVMQWLMFQMGGVGPMMGQANVFFRYFPEKIQPAIDRYQGESRRLFTVLDGHLKDHEYLAGDYSIADIANWAWVRTHSWSGVAVDDLPHLKRWLNAIRARPAVQKGILMPASERDLEKMSGEDAEKFAASVRGLVETGRTTSKENA; translated from the coding sequence ATGATCGATTTGTACTCGGCCGCGACGCCGAACGGCCACAAAGTGTCGATAGCGCTGGAAGAACTGGCGCTGCCCTATGAACTGCATACGCTCGACCTGCACGCGAACACCCAAAAGGAACCGTGGTTCCTGGCCCTTAACCCGAACGGCCGCATTCCGGCCATTGTCGACCGGGCCGAAGACAATTTCGCCGTCTTTGAATCGGGCGCCATTCTCGTCTACCTGGCCGAAAAGACCGGCCAGCTCATGCCCGCCGGCGCCAAGGGCCGCTCGCGCGTGATGCAGTGGCTGATGTTCCAGATGGGCGGGGTCGGACCGATGATGGGGCAGGCCAATGTCTTCTTCCGCTACTTTCCTGAAAAGATCCAGCCGGCGATCGACCGCTATCAGGGCGAGAGCCGGCGCCTGTTCACGGTCCTGGACGGCCACCTCAAGGACCATGAATACCTGGCCGGCGACTATTCGATTGCCGACATTGCCAACTGGGCCTGGGTGCGCACCCACAGCTGGTCCGGCGTGGCCGTGGACGACCTGCCGCACCTGAAGCGCTGGCTCAATGCCATTCGCGCCCGTCCGGCCGTCCAGAAGGGCATCCTGATGCCGGCCTCGGAGCGCGACCTGGAAAAAATGAGCGGCGAAGATGCCGAGAAATTCGCGGCCAGCGTGCGCGGCCTGGTTGAAACGGGCCGCACCACCAGCAAGGAGAATGCATGA